One segment of Egibacteraceae bacterium DNA contains the following:
- the glgP gene encoding alpha-glucan family phosphorylase, protein MIKALRTFRVRPSLPAELEPLGVLASNLRWAWHPPTQEMFRWADANVWEAVGGNPVELLGRLSPKRLAGLAGDAAFVSRVAELHADLRRYITQPRWAQSQPTPPPRIAYFSPEFGLSHAMQTYSGGLGVLAGDHLKAASDLGLDLVAVGLLYRHGYFRQHLDADGWQQERYPDLNPYRLPLRRLERGEEPAVVEVELGANTVACQVWLADVGRVRLLLLDTDLPTNAPHDRTVTDKLYGGDVEHRLRQEIVLGIGGVRALDLARSLGEAAEPPEVFHSNEGHAGFLQLERIRRLVTDGGLAFDEALESARASVLFTTHTPVPAGIDVFPRGLMERYFSWLAADCGIDMDRFMAVGQIEGTPPYYDFNMAMMGLRLSARANGVSELHGRVSRSMFGPLWPGIGEDEVPITSVTNGVHAATWVGPEMTAVYDRYLAPDWAHNPDAWERVTEVGDDVLWRARGRARERFVQRVRGWVREQAERRGEAPSSVAWAAQVFDPDALTIGFARRFAEYKRGTLLLRQPDRLRALLTATDRPVQIVFAGKAHPRDDLGKDIIRQLVHFSADEELRGRIVFVEDYDMDVASVLYQGVDLWLNNPRRPHEACGTSGEKAVLNGALHCSTLDGWWDEMYDGENGFAIGAAASHHDTNQQDAADAQALFDLLERTVVPAFYDRAEGPLPRRWLARVRRSLATLGPRVLATRMVTEYTNDLYIPIAERARRLTADDHKRARQLAAWRSHVARAWPSVGVRAVEGDQGTAGIGDRREVSVLVALGELTPDDVQVELLHGPVRADGGLKHPTITAMLAEGEAGGGLHRYGGAFTCRVSGEYGFTVRVVPAHDDLMTWASTGLVAWAGDDSP, encoded by the coding sequence GTGATCAAAGCACTCCGCACCTTCCGGGTGCGCCCGTCGTTGCCCGCCGAGCTCGAGCCGCTCGGGGTGCTCGCGAGCAACCTGCGGTGGGCCTGGCATCCGCCCACGCAGGAGATGTTCCGCTGGGCCGACGCGAACGTCTGGGAGGCGGTCGGCGGCAACCCCGTCGAGCTGCTCGGCCGGCTGTCGCCCAAGCGGCTCGCGGGCCTTGCCGGCGATGCGGCGTTCGTCTCCCGCGTCGCGGAGCTGCACGCCGACCTCCGGCGGTACATCACCCAGCCGCGATGGGCGCAGTCACAGCCGACGCCGCCGCCCCGCATCGCCTACTTCTCGCCGGAGTTCGGTCTGTCGCACGCCATGCAGACGTACTCGGGTGGCCTCGGCGTCCTCGCCGGGGACCACCTGAAGGCAGCGAGCGACCTGGGACTCGACCTCGTCGCCGTGGGGCTGCTCTACCGCCACGGCTACTTCCGCCAGCATCTCGACGCCGACGGCTGGCAGCAGGAGCGCTACCCCGACCTGAACCCCTACCGCCTGCCGCTGCGCCGGCTCGAACGGGGAGAGGAGCCGGCGGTGGTCGAGGTGGAGCTCGGCGCCAACACCGTCGCCTGCCAGGTGTGGCTGGCGGACGTCGGACGGGTGCGCCTGCTGCTGCTCGACACCGACCTGCCCACGAACGCCCCCCACGACCGCACGGTCACCGACAAGCTCTACGGCGGCGACGTCGAGCACCGCCTGCGCCAGGAGATCGTCCTCGGGATCGGCGGCGTGCGGGCGCTCGACCTCGCCCGTTCGCTCGGTGAGGCGGCCGAGCCGCCCGAGGTGTTCCACTCCAACGAGGGGCACGCGGGGTTCCTCCAGCTCGAACGGATCCGTCGCCTCGTCACCGACGGGGGCCTCGCCTTCGACGAGGCCCTCGAGAGCGCCCGCGCGTCCGTGCTCTTCACCACCCACACCCCGGTCCCGGCCGGCATCGACGTCTTCCCCCGCGGGCTCATGGAGCGCTACTTCTCGTGGCTGGCCGCGGACTGTGGCATCGACATGGACCGGTTCATGGCCGTCGGTCAGATCGAGGGCACCCCGCCGTACTACGACTTCAACATGGCGATGATGGGCCTGCGGCTGTCCGCGCGCGCCAACGGCGTATCCGAGCTGCACGGCCGCGTCTCCCGGAGCATGTTCGGGCCACTGTGGCCGGGCATCGGCGAGGACGAGGTTCCCATCACGTCGGTCACGAACGGCGTGCACGCTGCGACCTGGGTCGGCCCTGAGATGACGGCGGTCTACGACCGCTACCTCGCGCCCGACTGGGCGCACAACCCCGACGCGTGGGAGCGGGTCACGGAGGTCGGTGACGACGTGCTGTGGCGTGCCCGCGGGCGCGCGCGCGAGCGCTTCGTCCAGCGGGTGCGCGGCTGGGTGCGTGAGCAGGCCGAGCGACGGGGGGAGGCGCCCTCGTCCGTCGCGTGGGCGGCGCAGGTGTTCGACCCCGACGCGCTGACGATCGGGTTCGCCCGGCGGTTCGCCGAGTACAAGCGGGGCACGCTGCTGCTCCGCCAGCCCGACCGCCTCCGTGCCCTGCTCACCGCCACCGACCGTCCGGTGCAGATCGTGTTCGCCGGAAAGGCGCACCCCCGCGACGACCTCGGCAAGGACATCATCCGCCAGCTCGTCCATTTCTCCGCCGACGAGGAGCTGCGTGGCCGCATCGTCTTCGTCGAGGACTACGACATGGACGTGGCGAGCGTCCTCTACCAGGGCGTCGACCTGTGGCTCAACAACCCGCGCCGGCCCCACGAGGCCTGTGGGACGTCGGGGGAGAAGGCGGTGCTGAACGGCGCACTGCACTGCTCGACGCTCGACGGCTGGTGGGACGAGATGTACGACGGTGAGAACGGCTTCGCCATCGGTGCCGCCGCGAGCCACCACGACACGAACCAGCAGGACGCCGCCGATGCGCAGGCCCTGTTCGACCTGCTCGAGCGGACGGTCGTGCCGGCCTTCTACGACCGGGCCGAGGGCCCGCTGCCACGGCGTTGGCTCGCCCGGGTCCGCCGGTCGCTCGCGACCCTCGGGCCGCGGGTCCTCGCGACGCGCATGGTCACCGAGTACACCAACGACCTCTACATCCCCATCGCCGAGCGGGCCCGCCGCCTGACGGCCGACGACCACAAGCGCGCCCGCCAGCTTGCGGCGTGGCGCTCGCACGTCGCGCGCGCGTGGCCCTCCGTCGGTGTCCGGGCGGTCGAGGGCGACCAGGGCACCGCCGGCATCGGCGACCGGCGCGAGGTGTCGGTGCTGGTGGCCCTCGGTGAGCTCACCCCCGACGACGTCCAGGTCGAGCTGCTGCACGGCCCGGTGCGGGCCGACGGAGGGCTGAAGCATCCGACCATCACGGCGATGCTCGCCGAGGGTGAGGCCGGCGGCGGCCTTCATCGCTACGGGGGCGCCTTCACGTGCAGGGTGTCGGGAGAGTACGGCTTCACCGTCCGGGTCGTGCCCGCCCACGACGACCTCATGACGTGGGCGTCCACCGGGCTCGTCGCGTGGGCGGGTGACGACAGCCCGTGA